A DNA window from Halorubrum sp. DM2 contains the following coding sequences:
- a CDS encoding ribonucleotide-diphosphate reductase subunit beta, protein MSESENTDTNASTGTDIETDIFSERKQLKPYEYSEFLDYVEAIRNSYWVHTEFNFDGDVQDFKVNTTPAEQTVIKRTMLAIAQIEVQVKTFWSDIYEEMPKAEVGNVGMTFAESEVRHMDAYSHLLDVLGITDDFEQVTAEPAIEERIEYLDEYLEKSESDDEREYVMSILLFSTFVEHVSLFSQFLIMTSFDKHEKKFKGIANAVEATSKEEQIHGLFGIELVETIREENPDLFDDDFEDDVQEACQQAYEAETEILDWIFDDGELEFLPRAHVDAFLRDRFNQSLENVGVEPIFETDDDLLEETRWFDEDIMMTKDNDFFSKRSTTYNKHTQSVTAEDMF, encoded by the coding sequence ATGAGTGAAAGCGAAAACACAGACACGAACGCGAGTACGGGTACAGATATCGAGACGGACATCTTCTCGGAGAGGAAACAGCTGAAGCCCTACGAGTACAGCGAGTTTCTCGACTACGTTGAGGCGATCCGGAACAGCTACTGGGTACACACGGAGTTTAATTTCGACGGAGATGTCCAAGACTTCAAGGTCAACACGACTCCTGCTGAACAGACCGTTATTAAGCGGACGATGTTGGCTATCGCCCAGATCGAGGTACAGGTGAAGACGTTCTGGTCGGACATCTACGAGGAGATGCCAAAAGCCGAGGTCGGGAATGTGGGTATGACCTTCGCGGAAAGCGAGGTACGGCACATGGACGCCTACAGTCATCTCCTCGACGTTTTAGGAATCACGGACGATTTCGAACAGGTGACTGCGGAGCCGGCGATCGAAGAACGGATCGAGTATCTCGATGAGTATCTGGAGAAGAGCGAGAGTGACGACGAACGGGAGTACGTGATGAGCATCCTGCTTTTCAGTACGTTCGTCGAACACGTATCGCTGTTCAGCCAGTTCCTCATAATGACGAGCTTCGACAAGCACGAAAAGAAGTTCAAGGGAATAGCGAACGCCGTCGAAGCAACCAGCAAAGAGGAGCAGATCCACGGTCTGTTCGGGATCGAACTGGTGGAGACGATCAGGGAGGAGAACCCGGACCTCTTCGATGACGATTTCGAGGACGACGTCCAAGAAGCCTGTCAGCAGGCCTACGAGGCAGAGACGGAGATCCTAGATTGGATATTCGATGACGGCGAGCTGGAGTTTCTTCCCAGGGCGCACGTCGACGCGTTTCTGCGAGACCGGTTCAATCAGAGTCTGGAAAACGTCGGCGTGGAACCGATATTCGAGACGGACGACGACCTGCTCGAGGAGACGCGCTGGTTCGATGAGGACATTATGATGACGAAAGATAACGACTTCTTCAGCAAGCGGTCGACCACGTACAACAAACACACGCAGAGCGTCACCGCCGAGGACATGTTCTAA
- a CDS encoding ribonucleoside-diphosphate reductase subunit alpha: protein MAQTELDSVAEQHTEPFYWLNEDSREFLREGYLLEGVEAEERVRQIAERAEEILGEEGFADKFYEYMSRGFYSLASPVWSNFGLDRGLPISCFGSYMEDSIESILHTQAEVGEMTKQGGGTSGYFGELRPRGSPITNNGKSNGSYSFTELFDTIINVISQGETRRGQFAGYIDVEHDDLEEWLNIKTEGDPVQDIYYGVIIGDDWFQAMIDGDEEKRETWADIIETRINIGVPYIIFRGNMNEGKPQVYKDKGYQINASNLCTEIALPATADESFVCCLSSMNALHYDEWKDTDAVETLTRFLDAVMEEFIERTEGVQFMERAVRFAKRHRAIGIGVLGWHSYLQSNMIPFDSMEAMEKNGEIFRTIKERSYEASEALADEFGEPEVLEGYGRRNTTTMSVAPTKSSSVILGQVSPSIEPLKSNYFVRDGAKLKSTQKNRFLQAILAERGKDTREVWDSIANKDGSVQHLECLTDEEKDVFKTFAEIPQMAIINQAAQRQKYIDQSQSVNVSIDPSEVSVKEINQLYIEAWKKGVKSLYYQNSVNAAQKFSRDILECRACES from the coding sequence ATGGCACAAACAGAACTCGACAGCGTCGCGGAACAGCATACCGAACCGTTCTACTGGCTGAACGAGGACAGCAGGGAGTTTCTCAGAGAGGGATACCTACTCGAGGGCGTCGAGGCGGAAGAGAGAGTCAGACAGATAGCGGAGCGCGCCGAAGAAATTCTGGGTGAGGAGGGGTTCGCGGACAAGTTCTACGAGTACATGAGCCGCGGCTTCTACAGTCTCGCGAGCCCGGTGTGGTCCAACTTCGGACTGGACAGAGGTCTTCCTATCAGCTGCTTCGGCAGCTACATGGAGGATAGCATCGAGAGCATTCTCCACACCCAAGCCGAGGTGGGTGAGATGACAAAGCAGGGCGGGGGCACGAGCGGCTACTTCGGCGAGCTGCGGCCGCGGGGAAGTCCGATAACGAACAACGGCAAGAGCAACGGAAGTTACAGTTTCACAGAGCTGTTCGATACGATCATCAACGTCATCAGCCAGGGCGAAACCCGCCGAGGGCAGTTCGCCGGCTACATCGATGTCGAACACGACGACTTGGAAGAGTGGCTTAATATCAAAACCGAAGGAGATCCGGTACAGGACATCTACTACGGCGTCATCATCGGTGACGACTGGTTTCAGGCGATGATCGACGGCGACGAAGAGAAGCGAGAGACGTGGGCGGATATCATCGAGACCCGGATCAATATCGGCGTCCCGTATATCATCTTCCGGGGGAACATGAACGAGGGGAAGCCACAGGTCTACAAGGACAAGGGGTACCAGATAAACGCGTCCAACCTGTGTACCGAGATAGCGCTCCCGGCCACGGCGGACGAGAGCTTCGTCTGCTGTCTCTCGAGCATGAACGCTCTCCACTACGACGAATGGAAGGATACCGACGCAGTGGAGACACTGACGCGGTTCCTGGACGCAGTGATGGAGGAGTTCATCGAGCGCACGGAGGGCGTACAGTTCATGGAGCGGGCCGTGCGGTTCGCGAAGAGACACAGAGCGATAGGGATCGGCGTCCTCGGGTGGCACAGCTATCTCCAGAGCAACATGATCCCCTTCGACAGCATGGAGGCGATGGAGAAGAACGGGGAGATATTCCGGACCATCAAAGAGCGGAGCTACGAGGCGAGCGAAGCGCTCGCCGATGAGTTCGGGGAGCCGGAGGTTCTCGAGGGCTACGGGAGGCGAAACACGACGACGATGAGCGTGGCTCCGACGAAATCGAGCAGCGTCATTCTGGGTCAGGTGAGTCCGAGCATCGAGCCGCTGAAATCGAACTACTTCGTGCGAGACGGTGCGAAGCTAAAGTCGACGCAAAAGAACAGATTCCTTCAGGCGATACTGGCCGAGCGGGGCAAAGACACCCGCGAAGTCTGGGACAGCATCGCAAATAAAGACGGGAGCGTTCAACATCTCGAGTGTCTGACGGACGAAGAGAAAGACGTGTTCAAGACCTTCGCAGAGATACCGCAGATGGCGATCATAAACCAAGCGGCACAGAGACAGAAGTACATAGACCAATCACAGAGCGTGAACGTCTCGATCGACCCGAGTGAAGTGAGCGTCAAAGAGATCAATCAGCTCTACATAGAAGCTTGGAAGAAAGGCGTCAAGAGCCTCTACTATCAGAACAGCGTGAACGCTGCACAGAAATTCAGTCGAGATATCCTCGAGTGTCGGGCCTGTGAGAGCTGA